From the Diospyros lotus cultivar Yz01 chromosome 13, ASM1463336v1, whole genome shotgun sequence genome, one window contains:
- the LOC127788797 gene encoding uncharacterized protein LOC127788797, with translation MDQRASALRSLLLRPLPTSTRPSANCLGLVRPSSPYWVVAEAAARPPPACCLLKLAAMAAALLLPATSQASIGLCNLFHKRVPGLSSLQKMTVALRMLAYGSPVDAVDEYVRIGESTSIESLKKFMKAIVEIFGEQYLRCPNTSDIARLMSHGFPGSLNDINVLNRSHVFSELAEGRGPEVSYTINGHEYTMGYYFANGIYPSWRTFVKTIPSPQGNKKKYFAAQQESARKDVERAFEVLQSRFAIVRGPGRMWDVETLKYIMASCIILHNMIVEDEHDTTHEDVDFNYDAVAATPTIDLSRNHTSEVMEFIQVHHQIRDKQTHVQLQNDLVEHLWELYGKHST, from the exons ATGGACCAGCGCGCTAGTGCCTTGCGATCGCTGCTGCTTCGCCCTCTGCCGACCTCCACCCGACCCTCCGCCAACTGCCTTGGCCTCGTCAGACCGTCGTCGCCCTATTGGGTCGTTGCCGAAGCTGCTGCCCGCCCTCCGCCCGCTTGCTGCTTGCtgaagctcgcggccatggctgcagcTTTGCTGCTTCCGGCCACTTCTCAGGCCTCTATTGGGCTTTGCAACCTCTTCCACAAAC GAGTTCCCGGATTATCATCACTCCAAAAAATGACAGTTGCATTAAGGATGCTCGCATATGGATCACCTGTAGATGCTGTGGATGAATATGTTAGGATTGGCGAAAGTACATCAATAGAGAGTTTGAAGAAGTTCATGAAAGCAATAGTTGAAATATTTGGAGAGCAATATTTGAGGTGCCCAAATACTAGTGACATCGCAAGGTTGATgagt CATGGGTTTCCAG GATCATTAAACGATATTAATGTGCTAAATAGATCCCATGTATTCTCTGAATTGGCAGAAGGTCGCGGTCCTGAAGTTTCGTATACTATCAATGGACATGAATATACCATGGGATATTATTTTGCCAATGGTATATATCCCTCATGGCGTACTTTTGTTAAAACCATTCCATCTCCTCAAGGGAATAAGAAGAAATATTTTGCTGCACAACAAGAGTCTGCTAGAAAGGACGTCGAACGAGCATTTGAAGTCCTACAATCACGATTTGCAATAGTACGTGGACCAGGACGTATGTGGGATGTTGAAACACTCAAATATATAATGGCGTCTTGTATCATATTGCACAATATGATAGTTGAAGATGAACATGATACAACTCATGAAGATGTGGATTTCAACTATGATGCAGTTGCTGCTACTCCAACAATTGATTTGTCTCGCAATCACACAAGTGAAGTTATGGAGTTCATACAAGTTCACCATCAAATTCGAGACAAACAGACTCATGTACAACTCCAAAATGATCTTGTTGAGCATTTGTGGGAATTGTATGGTAAACATTCgacttga